A window from Hemicordylus capensis ecotype Gifberg chromosome 2, rHemCap1.1.pri, whole genome shotgun sequence encodes these proteins:
- the NFIL3 gene encoding nuclear factor interleukin-3-regulated protein — MQLRKMQSIKTEQAPADTSSNVDKIMVLNSALTDDLASSEDMLLNEGNSVKNKSSACRRKREFIPDEKKDAMYWEKRRKNNEAAKRSREKRRLNDLVLENKLIALGEENATLKAELLSLKLKFGLISSSVYAQEVQKLSNATAMYFQEYQNAKSTINSFIDEHEPAMVSSSCISVIKHSPQSSLSDVSEVSSVEHTQASPNQSNCRNPDSKFQIIKQEPMELENYTRDARDERGSYTTSIYPNYMGSNFNGYSHSPPLLQVNRSSSNSPRTSEADDGVVGKSSDGEDEQQVPKGPIHSPVELKNTHATVKVPEVSSSALPHKLRIKAKAMQIKVESLDNEFDATQKLSSPIDMSSKRHFELEKHNAQNLVHTSHTPFSVQVTNIQDWSLKPEHWHHQKELTDKIQSGCKTGVADIKDNSYKVSETENLYLKQGIANLSAEVATLKRLITTQHISASDSG, encoded by the coding sequence ATGCAGCTGAGAAAAATGCAGTCCATTAAAACAGAACAGGCACCTGCTGATACAAGTAGCAATGTGGACAAAATCATGGTACTTAATTCTGCATTAACAGATGACTTAGCTTCCAGTGAAGACATGCTACTCAATGAAGGAAATAGTGTGAAAAACAAATCTTCAGCATGCCGGAGAAAGCGGGAATTCATTCCTGATGAAAAGAAAGATGCTATGTATTGGGAAAAACGGCGGAAAAATAATGAAGCAGCCAAAAGGTCTCGTGAAAAGCGGCGACTGAACGACCTTGTGTTAGAGAACAAACTAATTGCACTGGGAGAAGAAAATGCCACTTTAAAAGCTGAATTACTTTCACTGAAGTTGAAATTTGGTTTAATTAGCTCTTCAGTATATGCCCAAGAGGTTCAGAAGCTCAGTAATGCAACAGCCATGTATTTTCAGGAGTATCAGAATGCCAAATCAACTATTAATTCTTTCATTGATGAACATGAACCAGCTATGGTGAGCAGTAGCTGTATATCTGTCATTAAGCACTCACCACAAAGCTCTTTATCTGATGTTTCTGAAGTGTCATCGGTGGAGCATACTCAAGCAAGCCCTAACCAAAGTAATTGCAGAAATCCTGACAGTAAGTTCCAAATCATCAAGCAGGAGCCTATGGAATTGGAAAACTATACACGAGATGCACGAGATGAAAGAGGCTCCTATACAACATCCATCTATCCAAATTACATGGGAAGCAATTTTAATGGCTACTCACATTCCCCTCCTCTGTTGCAAGTTAATAGATCCTCCAGTAACTCTCCAAGAACTTCAGAGGCTGATGATGGTGTAGTAGGAAAATCATCAGATGGAGAAGATGAGCAGCAAGTTCCTAAAGGTCCAATTCACTCCCCGGTTGAGCTCAAAAATACTCATGCTACAGTCAAGGTTCCAGAGGTGAGCTCTTCTGCATTGCCTCATAAGCTTAGAATTAAGGCCAAGGCCATGCAAATCAAAGTGGAAAGCTTGGATAATGAATTTGATGCTACCCAGAAACTATCATCACCAATTGATATGTCATCAAAAagacattttgagcttgaaaagcACAATGCACAAAATCTGGTACATACTTCTCACACTCCCTTCTCTGTTCAAGTAACTAATATCCAAGACTGGTCTCTGAAGCCAGAGCACTGGCACCATCAAAAAGAACTCACTGACAAAATTCAAAGTGGCTGTAAAACTGGAGTGGCTGATATTAAAGACAATTCCTACAAAGTGTCTGAGACAGAGAACTTGTATTTGAAGCAGGGGATAGCAAACTTGTCTGCAGAGGTTGCTACACTTAAAAGACTTATAACTACACAACACATCTCTGCTTCAGACTCTGGCTAA